Proteins from a genomic interval of Lelliottia amnigena:
- the yhgF_2 gene encoding transcription accessory protein, with amino-acid sequence MERFAEDAALLSKVRDYLWKNAHIVAKVVSSKEEEGAKFRDYFDHHEPISTAPSHRALAMFRGRNEGILQLSLNADPQFDEPPKESYCEQIITDHLGLRLNNAPADSWRKGVVSWTWRIKVLMHLETELMGTVRERAEDEAINVFARNLHDLLMAAPAGLRATMGLDPGLRTGVKVAVVDATGKLVATDTIYPHTGQAAKAAVAVAALCEKHNVELVAIGNGTASRETERFFLDVQEQFPKVTAQKVIVSEAGASVYSASELAALEFPDLDVSLRGAVSIARRLQDPLAELVKIDPKSIGVGQYQHDVSQTQLARKLDAVVEDCVNAVGVDLNTASVALLTRVAGLTRMMAQNIVSWRDENGQFRNRQQLLNVSRLGPKAFEQCAGFLRINHGDNPLDASTVHPETYPVVERILAVTQQALKDLMGNSAELRNLKAVDFTDERFGIPTVTDIIKELEKPGRDPRPEFKTAKFAEGVETMKDLLPGMILEGAVTNVTNFGAFVDIGVHQDGLVHISSLADKFVQDPHTVVKAGDIVKVKVLDVDMPRKRIALTMRLDEQPGETNARRGNGGGAREQARPAAKPAQPRGRDAQPAGNSAMMDALAAAMGKKR; translated from the coding sequence ATGGAGCGCTTCGCCGAAGACGCCGCTTTGCTGTCAAAAGTGCGTGATTATCTGTGGAAAAACGCGCACATCGTCGCGAAAGTGGTCAGTAGTAAAGAAGAGGAAGGTGCGAAATTCCGCGACTACTTCGATCATCACGAACCGATTTCTACCGCGCCATCGCACCGTGCGCTGGCAATGTTCCGTGGCCGTAACGAAGGCATCCTGCAGCTTTCTCTCAATGCCGATCCGCAGTTTGATGAGCCGCCGAAAGAGAGCTATTGCGAGCAGATCATCACCGACCATCTTGGCCTGCGCCTGAATAACGCGCCCGCTGATAGCTGGCGTAAAGGCGTGGTGAGCTGGACGTGGCGTATCAAAGTGCTGATGCACCTTGAAACCGAACTGATGGGCACCGTGCGCGAACGCGCTGAAGACGAAGCCATCAATGTCTTTGCCCGTAACCTGCATGACCTGCTGATGGCGGCTCCGGCGGGTCTGCGCGCCACGATGGGTCTCGATCCCGGCCTGCGCACCGGCGTGAAAGTAGCGGTCGTTGACGCCACCGGCAAGCTGGTCGCCACCGACACGATTTATCCGCACACCGGTCAGGCAGCAAAAGCCGCCGTGGCCGTGGCGGCGCTGTGCGAGAAACATAACGTCGAGCTGGTGGCGATTGGTAACGGCACGGCATCGCGTGAAACCGAACGCTTCTTCCTGGACGTACAGGAACAGTTCCCGAAAGTCACCGCACAGAAGGTGATCGTGAGCGAAGCGGGGGCATCGGTCTATTCCGCGTCCGAACTGGCTGCGCTGGAATTCCCGGATCTGGACGTTTCCCTTCGCGGCGCCGTCTCTATCGCCCGTCGTTTACAGGATCCGCTGGCCGAGCTGGTGAAGATCGATCCGAAATCTATTGGTGTGGGTCAGTACCAGCACGACGTCAGCCAGACCCAGCTGGCGCGTAAGCTGGATGCGGTAGTGGAAGACTGCGTGAACGCCGTTGGCGTGGATCTGAACACCGCGTCCGTCGCGCTGCTCACCCGCGTGGCTGGGTTGACGCGCATGATGGCGCAAAATATCGTCTCCTGGCGTGATGAAAACGGACAGTTCCGGAACCGTCAGCAGTTACTCAACGTCAGCCGTCTCGGGCCAAAAGCCTTTGAACAGTGCGCGGGTTTCCTGCGTATCAACCACGGCGATAACCCACTGGACGCCTCAACGGTTCACCCGGAAACGTATCCGGTGGTGGAACGCATTTTGGCCGTCACGCAGCAAGCGCTGAAAGATCTGATGGGCAACAGCGCGGAACTGCGCAACCTGAAAGCCGTCGATTTCACCGATGAGCGATTCGGTATCCCGACCGTTACTGACATCATCAAAGAGCTGGAAAAACCTGGCCGCGACCCGCGTCCTGAGTTTAAAACGGCGAAATTTGCTGAAGGTGTGGAGACGATGAAAGATCTGCTGCCTGGCATGATTCTGGAAGGCGCAGTCACTAACGTCACCAACTTTGGCGCATTTGTCGATATCGGCGTGCATCAGGACGGTCTGGTCCATATTTCTTCCCTGGCGGATAAGTTTGTTCAGGATCCGCATACCGTAGTGAAAGCGGGCGACATCGTGAAGGTGAAAGTGCTCGACGTGGATATGCCGCGTAAGCGTATCGCGCTGACAATGCGTCTGGATGAGCAGCCTGGCGAAACCAACGCACGCCGTGGCAACGGCGGTGGTGCACGCGAACAGGCGCGCCCGGCGGCAAAACCGGCGCAACCGCGCGGTCGCGACGCCCAGCCCGCAGGCAACAGCGCGATGATGGACGCGCTCGCTGCGGCGATGGGTAAAAAGCGTTAA
- the ompR_2 gene encoding transcriptional regulatory protein ompR yields the protein MQENYKILVVDDDMRLRALLERYLTEQGFQVRSVANAEQMDRLLTRESFHLMVLDLMLPGEDGLSICRRLRSQSNPMPIIMVTAKGEEVDRIVGLEIGADDYIPKPFNPRELLARIRAVLRRQANELPGAPSQEEAVIAFGKFKLNLGTREMFREDEPMPLTSGEFAVLKALVSHPREPLSRDKLMNLARGREYSAMERSIDVQISRLRRMVEEDPAHPRYIQTVWGLGYVFVPDGSKA from the coding sequence ATGCAAGAGAATTATAAGATTCTGGTCGTGGATGACGACATGCGCCTGCGTGCGCTGCTTGAACGTTATCTGACCGAGCAGGGCTTCCAGGTTCGTAGCGTGGCGAACGCCGAGCAAATGGATCGCCTGCTGACCCGTGAATCGTTCCATCTGATGGTGCTCGATCTGATGCTGCCAGGTGAAGATGGTCTGTCGATTTGCCGTCGTCTGCGCAGTCAAAGCAACCCGATGCCGATCATTATGGTGACGGCGAAAGGGGAAGAGGTTGACCGTATCGTGGGCCTCGAAATTGGCGCTGACGATTACATTCCAAAACCGTTCAACCCGCGTGAACTGCTGGCGCGTATTCGCGCGGTGCTGCGTCGTCAGGCTAACGAATTGCCAGGCGCGCCGTCTCAGGAAGAGGCCGTGATTGCGTTCGGTAAGTTCAAGCTGAATCTCGGTACGCGCGAAATGTTCCGCGAAGATGAGCCTATGCCGCTGACAAGCGGAGAATTCGCCGTCCTCAAAGCGCTGGTCAGCCACCCGCGTGAACCGCTTTCTCGTGACAAGCTGATGAACCTGGCGCGTGGTCGCGAATATTCCGCCATGGAACGCTCCATCGACGTGCAAATTTCTCGCCTGCGCCGCATGGTGGAAGAAGATCCAGCGCATCCTCGTTATATTCAGACCGTTTGGGGTCTGGGCTACGTCTTTGTGCCGGACGGTTCTAAAGCATGA
- a CDS encoding Xre family transcriptional regulator, whose translation MKDELFADLLASAEEMVRIEKGEETPKPECVHTFSEIDVKAIREATGLRQQDFAVAVGVSYDLVKSWETKRRQPTGAPRKILLLLQSNPFIINQLKVI comes from the coding sequence ATGAAAGATGAATTATTTGCCGATCTGCTGGCCAGTGCAGAAGAGATGGTACGTATCGAAAAAGGCGAAGAAACACCTAAGCCAGAATGCGTGCACACATTCAGTGAAATCGATGTAAAGGCTATTCGGGAAGCGACGGGATTGCGTCAGCAAGATTTTGCCGTGGCCGTGGGGGTCAGTTATGACCTGGTAAAAAGCTGGGAAACGAAGAGACGCCAGCCAACAGGTGCGCCAAGAAAAATCCTTTTACTGCTTCAGTCTAATCCTTTTATCATCAACCAGTTAAAAGTCATTTAA
- the envZ_2 gene encoding Osmolarity sensory histidine kinase EnvZ translates to MQVGKGIIPPPLREYGASEVRSVTRAFNHMAAGVKQLADDRTLLMAGVSHDLRTPLTRIRLATEMMGEEDGYLAESINKDIEECNAIIEQFIDYLRTGQEMPMEMADLNGVLGEVVAAESGYEREIDTDLQPGEIQVRMHPLSIKTRGGEYGGERSALRQRLDKSQQWF, encoded by the coding sequence TTGCAGGTTGGTAAAGGTATTATTCCGCCACCGCTGCGCGAGTATGGCGCATCGGAAGTCCGTTCTGTGACGCGCGCGTTTAACCATATGGCGGCGGGTGTTAAACAGCTGGCGGATGACCGTACGTTATTAATGGCTGGCGTGAGTCACGATCTGCGCACGCCGTTAACGCGAATTCGTCTGGCGACTGAAATGATGGGCGAAGAAGACGGTTATCTCGCGGAGTCCATTAACAAGGACATCGAAGAGTGTAACGCCATCATCGAGCAGTTTATCGATTACCTGCGCACCGGCCAGGAAATGCCAATGGAAATGGCGGATCTCAACGGCGTGCTGGGTGAAGTGGTGGCAGCGGAAAGCGGCTATGAGCGTGAAATCGACACCGATCTGCAGCCTGGCGAAATTCAGGTGCGCATGCATCCGTTATCCATCAAAACGCGCGGTGGCGAATATGGTGGTGAACGCAGCGCGTTACGGCAACGGCTGGATAAAAGTCAGCAGTGGTTCTGA
- the greB gene encoding Transcription elongation factor GreB — MKTPLITREGYEKLKKEMDYLWREERPEVTKKVTWAASLGDRSENADYQYNKKRLREIDRRVRYLTKCLEYLRIVDYSPQQEGKVFFGAWVEIENDDGDTKRFRIVGYDEIFGRKDYISIDSPMARALLKKEVGDLAIVQTPSGEASWYVNEIEYVK, encoded by the coding sequence ATGAAAACGCCGCTGATCACCCGTGAAGGGTACGAAAAACTGAAAAAAGAGATGGATTACCTTTGGCGTGAAGAACGCCCGGAGGTGACCAAAAAGGTGACATGGGCGGCGAGCCTCGGCGATCGCAGTGAGAACGCTGACTACCAGTATAATAAGAAACGGCTGCGAGAAATCGACCGCCGGGTGCGTTATCTCACCAAATGCCTTGAGTACCTGCGGATCGTGGATTATTCCCCTCAGCAGGAAGGAAAAGTCTTCTTTGGTGCCTGGGTTGAAATCGAAAATGACGACGGCGATACCAAGCGTTTTCGCATTGTCGGCTACGATGAAATTTTTGGTCGTAAGGATTACATCTCTATCGACTCGCCGATGGCTCGCGCGCTGCTGAAAAAGGAAGTTGGTGATTTAGCGATAGTTCAAACGCCGTCGGGCGAAGCGAGCTGGTACGTGAACGAAATTGAGTACGTAAAATAG
- the pckA gene encoding Phosphoenolpyruvate carboxykinase [ATP] yields MRVNDLTPQDLKAYGINDVQELVYNPDYDTLYQEELNPALEGYERGVLTKTGAIAVDTGIFTGRSPKDKYIVRDDTTRDTLWWADKGKGKNDNKPLSQETWQHLKGLVTHQLSGKRLFIIDAFCGANADTRLSVRFITEVAWQAHFVKNMFIRPTDEELQDFEPDFIVMNGAKCTNPQWKEQGLNSENFIAFNLTERIQLIGGTWYGGEMKKGMFSVMNYLLPLQGIASMHCSANVGEEGDVAVFFGLSGTGKTTLSTDPKRRLIGDDEHGWDDDGVFNFEGGCYAKTIRLSAEAEPDIFHAIRRDALLENVTVLADGTVDFDDASKTENTRVSYPIYHIDNIVKPVSKAGHASKVIFLTADAFGVLPPVSRLTASQTQYHFLSGFTAKLAGTERGVTEPTPTFSACFGAAFLSLHPTQYAEVLVKRMQAAGAQAYLVNTGWNGTGKRISIKDTRAIIDAIIDGSLDDAETFTLPMFDLAIPTALPGVDTHILDPRNTYGSPEQWQEKAEALAKLFIENFEKYTDTPAGAALVSAGPKL; encoded by the coding sequence ATGCGTGTTAACGATTTAACCCCGCAAGATCTCAAGGCTTATGGTATTAACGACGTCCAGGAACTCGTTTACAACCCCGATTACGATACGCTGTATCAGGAAGAGCTCAATCCAGCACTGGAAGGATACGAGCGAGGTGTGTTGACGAAAACTGGTGCTATCGCCGTGGACACGGGTATTTTTACCGGCCGTTCGCCAAAAGATAAGTATATCGTCCGTGACGACACTACCCGCGATACGCTGTGGTGGGCAGATAAAGGAAAAGGGAAGAACGACAACAAACCGCTCTCCCAGGAAACCTGGCAGCACCTGAAAGGTCTCGTCACTCATCAACTCTCCGGCAAGCGCCTGTTTATTATCGACGCCTTCTGTGGCGCGAATGCCGACACCCGCCTTTCCGTTCGCTTTATCACTGAAGTTGCCTGGCAGGCACATTTCGTGAAGAACATGTTTATTCGCCCAACCGATGAAGAATTACAGGATTTCGAGCCTGATTTCATCGTGATGAACGGCGCGAAATGCACGAACCCACAGTGGAAAGAGCAGGGTCTGAATTCAGAAAACTTTATCGCGTTCAACCTGACGGAGCGCATCCAGCTGATTGGCGGCACCTGGTACGGTGGCGAAATGAAGAAAGGGATGTTCTCGGTCATGAACTACCTGCTGCCGCTACAGGGTATTGCCTCCATGCACTGTTCGGCGAACGTCGGCGAAGAGGGGGACGTGGCGGTGTTCTTTGGCCTGTCCGGCACCGGCAAAACCACCCTTTCCACCGATCCGAAACGTCGCCTGATTGGCGATGACGAGCACGGTTGGGATGATGACGGCGTGTTCAACTTTGAAGGCGGCTGCTACGCGAAAACCATTCGCCTGTCTGCCGAGGCCGAGCCGGACATCTTCCACGCCATCCGTCGTGATGCGCTGCTGGAAAACGTCACCGTGCTTGCTGATGGCACGGTCGATTTCGATGATGCCTCTAAAACGGAAAACACCCGCGTCTCTTATCCGATCTATCATATCGATAATATCGTGAAGCCGGTGTCAAAAGCGGGTCACGCGTCGAAGGTGATTTTCCTGACTGCCGACGCCTTTGGCGTTCTGCCGCCGGTGTCTCGCCTGACGGCAAGCCAGACGCAGTATCATTTCCTGTCCGGTTTTACCGCGAAACTGGCGGGCACCGAGCGTGGCGTCACAGAGCCCACACCAACCTTCTCTGCCTGCTTTGGCGCAGCGTTCCTGTCGCTGCACCCGACGCAGTACGCAGAAGTGCTGGTGAAACGCATGCAGGCGGCGGGCGCGCAGGCTTATCTGGTGAATACCGGCTGGAACGGGACGGGTAAACGTATTTCGATTAAGGATACGCGCGCCATTATCGACGCCATTATTGATGGTTCACTGGATGATGCGGAAACGTTCACTCTGCCAATGTTTGATCTGGCGATCCCGACGGCGCTGCCTGGCGTGGATACGCATATCCTCGACCCACGCAACACCTATGGTTCGCCTGAACAGTGGCAAGAGAAGGCCGAAGCGCTGGCGAAGCTGTTTATTGAGAACTTTGAGAAGTACACCGATACGCCAGCAGGTGCGGCGTTGGTGAGTGCAGGACCGAAGCTTTAA
- the envZ_3 gene encoding Osmolarity sensory histidine kinase EnvZ, whose product MRRMRFSPRSSFARTLLLIVTLLFVSLVTTYLVVLNFAILPSLQQFNKVLAYEVRMLMTDKLQLEDGTQLVVPPAFRREIYRELGISLYSNEAAEDAGLRWAQHYEFLSQQMAQQLGGPTEVRVEVNKSSPVVWLKTWLSPNIWVRVPLTEIHQGDFLTALPLHAGDYADGDRRRVAVYPNTKPTACRSRTCRVAGW is encoded by the coding sequence ATGAGGCGAATGCGCTTCTCACCGCGAAGTTCGTTTGCCCGCACGCTGCTATTGATTGTCACCTTGCTGTTCGTCAGCCTGGTGACAACCTATCTGGTGGTGCTGAACTTTGCGATTCTGCCAAGCCTCCAGCAGTTTAATAAGGTCCTGGCCTACGAAGTGCGTATGCTGATGACCGATAAACTGCAGCTGGAGGACGGCACGCAGTTGGTCGTTCCACCTGCGTTTCGCCGTGAGATTTACCGCGAGCTGGGGATTTCGCTGTACTCTAACGAGGCAGCGGAAGACGCAGGTCTTCGCTGGGCGCAACATTACGAATTTTTAAGCCAGCAGATGGCGCAGCAGCTGGGCGGCCCAACGGAAGTGCGCGTTGAGGTCAACAAAAGCTCGCCGGTCGTCTGGCTGAAAACCTGGCTGTCGCCCAATATCTGGGTGCGTGTGCCGCTCACCGAAATTCATCAGGGCGATTTTCTCACCGCTCTTCCGCTACACGCTGGCGATTATGCTGATGGCGATAGGCGGCGCGTGGCTGTTTATCCGAATACAAAACCGACCGCTTGTCGATCTCGAACATGCCGCGTTGCAGGTTGGTAA
- the envZ_1 gene encoding Osmolarity sensory histidine kinase EnvZ: protein MVVNAARYGNGWIKVSSGSELNRAWFQVDDDGRGLNPSNVSISSSRLCVVDSARSTSGTGLGLAIVQRIIDNHNGLLEIGTSERGRFEYSRLVAGAGIAYPKQGLIRNKREAICLSLVLVK from the coding sequence ATGGTGGTGAACGCAGCGCGTTACGGCAACGGCTGGATAAAAGTCAGCAGTGGTTCTGAGCTGAATCGCGCCTGGTTCCAGGTGGATGATGACGGCCGGGGATTAAACCCGAGCAACGTAAGCATCTCTTCCAGCCGTTTGTGCGTGGTGGACAGTGCGCGCAGCACCAGCGGGACCGGTTTAGGTCTGGCGATTGTGCAGCGTATTATCGATAACCATAACGGTTTGCTTGAGATTGGTACCAGCGAGCGGGGGCGGTTTGAGTATTCGCGCCTGGTTGCCGGTGCCGGTATCGCGTATCCAAAGCAAGGATTGATACGTAACAAGAGAGAGGCAATATGCCTCTCTCTTGTTTTGGTTAAATGA
- the yhgF_1 gene encoding transcription accessory protein, with the protein MMKDSLCRIIAGDIQARAEQVEAAVRLLDEGNTVPFIARYRKEITGGLDDTQLRNLETRLGYLRELEDRRQAILKSIGEQGKLTEALAGAINGTMSKTELEDLYLPYKPKRRTRGQIAIEAGLEPLADLLWNTPSHDPETEAAKFIDADKASRTPKPPSMAPVIF; encoded by the coding sequence ATGATGAAAGATTCGCTCTGCCGCATTATTGCGGGTGATATTCAGGCCAGAGCCGAACAGGTAGAAGCTGCCGTTCGCCTGCTTGATGAAGGGAACACCGTGCCGTTTATCGCACGTTATCGTAAGGAAATCACCGGTGGTCTGGATGACACGCAGTTACGTAACCTGGAAACCCGTCTGGGCTACCTGCGTGAGCTGGAAGACCGTCGTCAGGCCATTCTCAAGTCCATTGGCGAACAGGGTAAGCTGACAGAGGCGCTGGCGGGTGCCATCAACGGTACGATGAGCAAAACCGAGCTTGAAGACCTCTATCTGCCGTATAAACCGAAACGTCGCACCCGTGGGCAGATCGCGATTGAAGCGGGTCTTGAGCCGCTGGCCGATCTGCTGTGGAACACGCCGTCGCACGATCCTGAAACGGAAGCCGCGAAATTCATCGACGCTGACAAGGCGTCGCGGACACCAAAGCCGCCCTCGATGGCGCCCGTTATATTCTGA